A genomic window from Aythya fuligula isolate bAytFul2 chromosome 15, bAytFul2.pri, whole genome shotgun sequence includes:
- the MAFK gene encoding transcription factor MafK gives MTTNPKPNKALKVKEESGENAPVLSDDELVSMSVRELNQHLRGLTKEEVIRLKQRRRTLKNRGYAASCRIKRVTQKEELERQRVELQQEVEKLARENSSMKLELDALRSKYEALQTFARTVARGPITPAKVATTSVITIVKSAEISSSSVPFSAAS, from the exons ATGACGACTAATCCCAAACCGAACAAGGCGTTAAAG GTAAAGGAGGAGTCGGGAGAGAATGCCCCGGTGCTGAGCGACGATGAGCTCGTGTCAATGTCCGTACGGGAGCTGAACCAGCACCTGAGGGGTCTCACCAAGGAGGAGGTCATCCGGCTGAAGCAGCGGAGGCGCACGCTGAAGAACCGGGGCTACGCTGCCAGCTGCCGCATCAAGCGCGTGACTCAGAAAGAGGAGCTCGAGAGGCAGCGGGTTGAGTTGCAGCAAGAGGTGGAGAAGCTGgccagagaaaacagcagcatgaAGCTCGAGCTGGACGCCTTGCGCTCCAAGTACGAAGCACTCCAGACCTTTGCTCGTACTGTGGCGCGAGGGCCTATTACCCCGGCCAAAGTTGCCACCACCAGTGTCATCACCATTGTGAAATCCGCCGAAATCTCATCCAGTTCTGTGCCGTTCTCAGCAGCGTCCTAG
- the LOC116495205 gene encoding lysosomal alpha-glucosidase-like: MKLYQKLRTAVPRLVLSQEDEEEEEEEEEDADTPTPTGHSRLAPWWVGSGLLLSAVLLSAVTVWVLRQVSGGWHGPAPPSQCHQVPESHRFDCYPERSVVVTRELCEGRGCCFVETPPAVGGTRGVPWCFYPPDFPSYALQSLNQTALGMAGLLVRREKAYYPRDIGVLRLDVELETDTRLHVKITDAANPRYEVPLDVPRAKKRAENPIYSLDFSKDPFGLLLRRRDTGTVLLNTTVAPLIFADQFLQISTALPSRFLYGLGEHRSTLLHSLDWSTLTLWARDVSPTESFNLYGAHPFYLLLEEGGDAHGVFLLNSNAMEVALQPAPALTWRTIGGVLDFYIFLGPDPNAVIQQYQEVIGFPAMPPLWALGFHLCRWGYGSSNETWQTVRAMRNFQIPQDAQWNDIDYMDGYRDFTFDAQKFASLPSLVEDLHKHGQHYVMILDPGISSTSPRGSYWPFDEGLRRGLFINTTQGQPLIGQVWPGYTAFADFSNVDTRQWWLENLQRFHAHVPFDGVWIDMNEPSNFMDGSEEGCPPGELDSPPYTPAVLGDSLSAKTVCASAKQSASVHYNLHNLYGLMEAEATASALIQIRGKRPFVISRSTFPSQGRYSGHWLGDNRSQWKDMYYSIPGMLSFSLFGIPLVGADICGFSGSTSEELCTRWMQLGAFYPFSRNHNSQNEKAQDPTVFSPAARTAMKDVLLTRYSLLPFLYTLFHRAHVHGDTVARPLFFEFPQDTVTYGLDRQFLWGRSLLVTPVLEPGVDSVMGYFPRGVWYDFYTGSSVNSSGEMLKLSAPLEHLNLHLREGSILPTQKPGPTSKASRGNPLRLIVALSPGATAWGDLFWDDGESLDTFERGSYSYLVFNATENVFTSSVLHTSTEAASTTIGTLSIYGVREPPHKVLLNGQEKPFSYLDNQVLTVSGLGMGLGQAFSLQWL; this comes from the exons ATGAAGTTGTACCAGAAGCTGAGGACAGCAGTGCCACggctggtgctgagccaggaggatgaagaggaggaagaggaggaggaggaggatgcggACACCCCGACACCCACCGGGCACAGCAGGCTGGCCCCGTGGTGGGTGGGCAGCGGGCTGCTGCTGAGCGCCGTGCTGCTGAGCGCCGTCACCGTCTGGGTGCTGCGACAAGTGTCCGGGGGCTGGCACGGCCCCGCGCCACcctcccagtgccaccaggTCCCCGAGAGCCACCGCTTCGACTGCTACCCCGAGCGGAGCGTGGTGGTGACCCGGGAGCTCTGCGAGGGCCGGGGGTGCTGCTTTGTCGAGACCCCCCCGGCAGTGGGGGGCACGAGGGGGGTGCCCTGGTGCTTTTACCCCCCCGACTTCCCCAGCTACGCCCTGCAGAGCCTCAACCAGACGGCGCTGGGCATGGCGGGGCTGCTGGTGCGCAGGGAGAAGGCTTACTACCCCCGGGACATCGGGGTGCTGCGGCTGGATGTGGAGCTGGAGACGGACACGCGGCTGCACGTCAAG ATAACCGATGCGGCCAACCCCCGGTACGAGGTTCCTCTGGATGTTCCCCGGGCaaagaagagagcagaaaacCCCATCTACAGCCTGGACTTCTCCAAGGACCcctttgggctgctgctgcggcgCCGAGACACGGGGACGGTGCT GCTCAACACCACCGTGGCCCCCTTGATCTTCGCCGACCAGTTCCTGCAGATCTCCACGGCGCTGCCCTCCAGGTTCCTGTACGGGCTGGGGGAGCACCgcagcaccctgctgcacagcctggACTGGAGCACCCTCACCCTCTGGGCCCGCGACGTCTCCCCCACG GAATCGTTCAACCTGTACGGCGCTCACCCCTTCTACCTGCTGCTAGAGGAGGGCGGGGATGCTCACGGGGTTTTCCTCCTCAACAGCAATGCCATGG AGGTGGCCCTGCAGCCCGCTCCGGCCCTGACCTGGAGGACCATCGGGGGGGTGCTGGATTTTTACATCTTCCTGGGGCCTGACCCCAACGCAGTCATCCAGCAGTACCAGGAGGTGATAG GTTTCCCGGCCATGCCGCCCCTCTGGGCGCTCGGCTTCCACCTCTGCCGCTGGGGCTACGGCTCCAGCAACGAGACCTGGCAGACCGTGAGGGCCATGAGGAACTTCCAGATCCCACAg GATGCGCAGTGGAACGACATCGATTACATGGACGGGTACCGCGACTTCACCTTCGATGCCCAGAAATTCGCCTCCCTCCCCTCGCTGGTGGAGGATCTCCACAAGCACGGGCAGCACTACGTTATGATCTTG GACCCCGGcatcagcagcaccagcccacGGGGCTCCTACTGGCCTTTTGATGAAGGTTTGAGACGGGGTTTGTTCATAAACACCACCCAAGGGCAGCCGCTGATCGGGCAG GTCTGGCCCGGCTACACGGCCTTTGCCGACTTCTCCAACGTGGACACGCGCCAGTGGTGGCTGGAGAACCTGCAGCGCTTCCATGCCCACGTGCCCTTTGACGGCGTCTGGATC GACATGAACGAGCCGTCCAACTTCATGGATGGGTCTGAGGAGGGCTGCCCACCGGGAGAGCTCGACAGCCCCCCGTACACGCCGG CCGTGCTGGGCGATTCCCTGTCTGCCAAGACGGTGTGTGCCTCGGCGAAGCAGAGCGCCTCGGTGCACTACAACCTGCACAACCTCTACGGGCTGATGGAGGCCGAAGCGACGGCGAG CGCCTTGATCCAGATCCGGGGGAAGCGCCCCTTCGTCATCTCCCGCTCCACCTTCCCCAGCCAGGGCCGGTACTCGGGGCACTGGCTGGGTGACAACCGCAGCCAGTGGAAGGACATGTACTACTCCATCCCGG GGATGCTGAGCTTCAGCCTCTTCGGGATCCCGCTGGTGGGGGCCGACATCTGCGGCTTCTCTGGCAGCACCTCGGAGGAGCTGTGCACCCGCTGGATGCAGCTCGGGGCCTTCTACCCCTTCTCCCGCAACCACAACTCCCAGAATGAGAAG GCCCAGGACCCGACGGTGTTCAGCCCCGCGGCGAGGACGGCTATGAAGGACGTGCTGCTGACCCGCTactccctcctgcccttcctctACACGCTTTTCCACCGTGCCCACGTGCATGGGGACACTGTCGCCCGGCCCTTGTTCTTTGA GTTCCCCCAGGACACGGTCACGTACGGGTTGGACAGGCAGTTCCTGTGGGGCCGCAGCCTGCTGGTAACGCCGGTGCTGGAGCCCGGGGTGGATTCCGTGATGGGCTATTTCCCCCGAGGCGTGTGGTACGACTTCTACACG GGCTCCTCCGTGAACAGCAGCGGGGAGATGCTGAAGCTGTCGGCCCCCCTGGAGCACCTCAACCTGCATCTCCGCGAGGGCTCCATCCTGCCCACTCAG AAACCCGGACCCACCAGCAAGGCCAGCCGAGGGAACCCCTTGCGCCTCATCGTGGCCCTGTCCCCGGGTGCTACAGCCTGGGGGGACCTCTTCTGGGATGACGGCGAGAGCCTGGACACCTTCGAGCGGGGCAGCTACTCCTACCTGGTGTTCAACGCCACAGAG AATGTCTTCACCTCCAGCGTCCTCCACACCAGCACTGAGGCTGCCTCCACCACCATCGGCACCCTGAGCATCTATGGGGTGCGGGAGCCACCCCACAAAGTCCTCCTGAACGGCCAGGAGAAGCCTTTCTCCTACCTGGACAACCAG GTCCTCACGGTGAGCGGGCTGGGCATGGGGCTGGGCCAGGCCTTCTCCCTGCAGTGGCTGTGA